A single window of Fischerella sp. PCC 9605 DNA harbors:
- a CDS encoding serine/threonine-protein kinase: MTEGKNKLLYGRYQIIQELGRGGFGVTYLATDTLSNVLCAIKKLDPLNADIETAKRFFHREVNILNTLQTNQQVPKFFDYIEEEGNYYIVEEYIEGKSLAELIGQQWTEQTVINFIQQILSVLAYLHAKNIIHRDIKPSNLIIRKGDNKFILIDFGSVKKLENKYPSHQSPPTQTMIGTPGYAPPEQMSGKPRFNSDIYSLGLTAIQLLTGMHPRELRRDEQDNIVWPSNCDIDDSLAAILTKMVYTSPERRYHSVDNVFEDLNNTKVSPAPTQPPTYYPFNNTFSTRQLVTRFRVVKLWHIPVLLAALALILVGVENFNPFLRPLYYSYQGNNLLDEHRAEAALDQFNNLKEIQPNSAEAWRGRGDALFILGRDSAALESYNKAISLQPKDKRILMKTFINKGKVLYKQQRYQEALDTYEQALKIDNNNAEALSGKGLSLLALGQKKEALENLEQVKQLKPDDPRIWQEIGFAIEQSQGRQAAKPYFEEALWSYNDLINTIKRKNPIIWTDRGSILLKLNRPQDALNSYEEALKIDSNFYEALIGKGNALNLLGQPSKALFAFKQASEIRPQDYLVWFNQGILLTQTLRNHEEGLKAFEQTTILKDDFSPAWVGKALALLELQRYKEALVAIDKAKDLQPQDPDVWDIRGDILKELGKPAEAANSYNQAEKLRSAMP, translated from the coding sequence ATGACGGAAGGCAAGAACAAGCTCTTATATGGTCGCTATCAAATCATCCAAGAATTAGGAAGAGGTGGTTTTGGAGTAACCTATCTTGCTACAGATACACTATCTAATGTATTATGTGCAATTAAAAAACTAGACCCTCTCAACGCTGATATTGAAACAGCCAAAAGATTCTTTCATAGAGAAGTCAATATTCTAAATACTTTACAGACCAATCAACAAGTTCCCAAATTTTTTGATTATATAGAAGAAGAAGGAAATTATTATATTGTTGAAGAATATATAGAAGGTAAATCTTTAGCGGAACTAATAGGTCAGCAATGGACAGAGCAAACAGTTATTAATTTTATACAACAAATTTTATCTGTCTTAGCATATTTGCATGCAAAAAATATTATTCATCGTGATATTAAACCATCTAATTTAATTATCAGAAAGGGAGATAATAAATTTATATTAATTGATTTTGGCTCAGTCAAAAAATTAGAAAACAAATATCCGTCACACCAATCGCCACCTACACAAACGATGATTGGAACACCTGGATATGCCCCTCCAGAACAAATGTCAGGAAAGCCACGCTTCAACAGTGATATCTATTCTTTGGGTCTAACAGCGATTCAACTTTTAACTGGAATGCACCCTAGAGAATTAAGACGAGATGAGCAAGACAATATTGTTTGGCCTAGCAATTGTGATATTGATGATTCTTTAGCGGCTATTTTAACAAAAATGGTCTATACAAGTCCCGAACGCCGCTACCACTCTGTAGATAATGTTTTTGAAGATTTAAATAATACTAAAGTTAGCCCAGCACCAACTCAACCACCAACTTATTATCCATTTAATAATACATTTAGTACTCGACAACTGGTAACTAGGTTTCGAGTAGTCAAGCTTTGGCATATACCGGTTTTACTGGCAGCATTAGCATTGATATTAGTTGGTGTAGAAAATTTTAATCCTTTTTTGCGACCTTTATATTATTCCTATCAGGGTAATAATTTACTTGATGAACACCGAGCAGAAGCAGCCCTTGACCAGTTTAATAACCTCAAAGAAATTCAACCAAACTCAGCCGAAGCCTGGAGAGGAAGAGGAGATGCACTGTTTATCTTAGGGCGCGATTCTGCGGCATTAGAATCTTATAATAAGGCGATTTCTCTCCAGCCTAAAGATAAAAGAATTTTGATGAAAACCTTCATTAATAAAGGTAAGGTTTTATATAAACAACAAAGATATCAAGAAGCTCTAGATACCTATGAGCAAGCACTTAAAATTGACAATAACAATGCTGAAGCATTGAGTGGAAAAGGTTTGTCTCTGTTAGCATTAGGTCAAAAAAAAGAAGCATTAGAGAACTTAGAGCAGGTCAAGCAACTTAAACCAGACGATCCAAGAATTTGGCAGGAAATAGGTTTTGCTATAGAACAATCGCAAGGGCGACAAGCTGCCAAGCCTTACTTTGAAGAAGCACTATGGTCTTATAACGATCTTATCAATACAATTAAGCGAAAAAACCCAATTATCTGGACAGATCGAGGTTCTATATTACTCAAATTAAACCGTCCGCAAGATGCACTTAATTCTTACGAAGAAGCACTCAAAATTGATAGTAATTTTTATGAAGCTTTAATTGGTAAAGGCAATGCGCTAAATTTATTAGGACAACCTAGCAAAGCCTTATTTGCTTTTAAGCAAGCTAGTGAAATCCGTCCGCAAGATTATCTAGTTTGGTTTAACCAAGGAATTTTACTGACACAAACCTTAAGAAATCACGAGGAAGGCTTGAAAGCCTTTGAGCAAACTACTATTTTAAAAGATGATTTTTCTCCTGCTTGGGTGGGTAAAGCATTAGCGCTGTTAGAATTACAACGCTACAAAGAAGCGCTAGTTGCCATTGACAAAGCAAAAGACTTGCAACCCCAAGATCCTGATGTGTGGGATATCCGGGGAGATATTTTAAAAGAATTAGGAAAGCCAGCAGAAGCTGCTAATTCATATAATCAAGCTGAAAAACTCAGAAGCGCAATGCCCTAA
- a CDS encoding tetratricopeptide repeat protein, translated as MNDDFYNSGLERAKQKDYAGAIEDFTRAIQINPYFAEAYYQRGLAYYDLEEILQAVSDYTEALKLNPESFEAYYCRALARVALKNLPGALADVDKAIRLNPHYAAAYSLRGIIHRKQGYIYEAIANFKKAAELYLQQKDKENCRLCLEKIKQLQPKENPAVVLQPASPTAPIMSPKEYFTQLLERAEKGDTRQALEDLNWALQVDPQDAQAYCCRGVVRCKLGNYREAIADFNQALQLNFQDAIVYRNRGKARSQLGDHQGAIADLNKALQLQPEDALIYVARGNVYRVMGNYLGAVQDYTKALQINPDDAQAYYNRGLAYTCLEEMQRAFADYQQAASIFCEKEDWGNYQQVIDSLKKIQTPSSESKQARYMLLRQRLLRLVGGYWEIAQRLIEQAKRYHPGMSEEWYMEKVIDDLERDRGG; from the coding sequence ATGAATGATGATTTTTACAATAGTGGATTGGAAAGAGCTAAGCAAAAAGACTATGCTGGAGCCATTGAGGATTTTACCCGTGCTATACAGATAAATCCTTATTTTGCCGAAGCTTACTATCAACGGGGTTTAGCATACTATGATTTGGAAGAAATTCTCCAAGCTGTTTCTGATTACACCGAAGCCCTTAAGCTTAATCCCGAAAGTTTTGAGGCTTATTATTGTCGGGCGTTAGCGCGAGTAGCGCTGAAAAATCTGCCGGGTGCGCTTGCAGACGTAGATAAAGCTATTCGTCTCAATCCTCATTATGCAGCGGCTTATAGTTTGCGGGGAATTATACACCGCAAACAGGGGTATATTTATGAGGCGATCGCTAATTTTAAAAAGGCAGCGGAACTATATCTACAGCAAAAGGATAAAGAAAACTGTCGCCTCTGTTTAGAAAAGATTAAACAACTGCAACCAAAAGAAAATCCTGCTGTGGTTCTCCAACCAGCTTCCCCAACTGCACCTATAATGTCGCCAAAGGAATATTTTACCCAGTTATTGGAAAGGGCAGAAAAGGGAGACACTCGCCAAGCGTTGGAAGATTTAAACTGGGCATTGCAAGTTGATCCGCAGGATGCACAAGCTTATTGCTGTCGTGGGGTTGTGCGTTGCAAACTGGGTAATTATCGGGAAGCGATCGCAGATTTTAACCAAGCACTACAACTTAATTTTCAAGATGCGATTGTCTATCGCAACCGGGGAAAAGCCCGTTCCCAATTAGGAGATCATCAAGGGGCGATCGCCGATCTCAACAAAGCACTCCAACTTCAACCCGAAGATGCACTCATTTATGTTGCCAGAGGAAATGTCTATCGGGTAATGGGTAATTATCTCGGTGCTGTACAAGATTATACTAAGGCGCTGCAAATCAATCCTGATGATGCTCAAGCTTACTATAATCGCGGTCTTGCTTACACTTGCTTAGAAGAAATGCAACGTGCCTTTGCAGATTATCAGCAGGCAGCAAGTATTTTTTGTGAGAAAGAAGACTGGGGAAATTACCAGCAAGTTATAGATAGTCTCAAAAAAATCCAAACTCCTAGTTCTGAGTCTAAACAAGCAAGGTATATGCTGCTACGACAGCGTTTGTTGAGACTGGTTGGTGGCTATTGGGAAATCGCCCAACGACTGATTGAACAGGCGAAAAGATACCATCCTGGGATGTCAGAGGAATGGTATATGGAAAAAGTCATAGATGATTTAGAACGCGATCGCGGTGGATAA